Proteins encoded together in one Ipomoea triloba cultivar NCNSP0323 chromosome 4, ASM357664v1 window:
- the LOC116016874 gene encoding L-type lectin-domain containing receptor kinase VIII.1-like has protein sequence MTSFPVDFVSPIVLGLILLCWFSGTTAAGAGATEFDFGTLTLSSLKLLGDAHLSNNTVRLTRDLPVPNSGAGKVLYAKPVRFRQPGSSGAASFSTFFSFSVSNLNPSSIGGGLAFIITPEDETVGDGGAYMGIMDAKGTQNGAVAVEFDTIMDVEFNDVNGNHVGLDLSSMVSAQVGDLESAGVDLKSGDLVNSWVEYSGLTQQLNISVSYSNLKPKLPFLSIPLNLAQYVNDFMFVGFSGSTQGSTEIHSIEWWSFTSSFDVGPKSTSPPPPPTTSLMNPTANSVTSPPPSMPPSESSNVTTTSHTKTAGKCHNQLCKQGPGAVAGVVTAGAFCLGFAALALIWVYSKKFKNVKTSEILASDIIKMPKEFTYKSLKSATKSFDSARIIGHGAFGTVYKGILPENNEVVAVKRCSHNGQGKTEFLSELSIIGTLRHRNLVRLQGWCHEKGEILLVYDLMSNGSLDKALFESRMVLPWPHRQKILLGVASALAYLHQECENQVIHRDIKTSNIMLDESFNARLSDFGLARQVEHDKSPDATVAAGTMGYLAPEYLLTGRATDKTDVFSYGAVVLEVASGRRPIEKEAEKARGNGNLVEWVWGLHREGRLLSAADSRLNGEFEEGEMRRVLLVGLACSHPDPMARPSMRGVVQMLVGEAEVPLVPRAKPSMNFTTSDLLMTLQDSVSDLNGMIAFSPSSSESSFTGLDIV, from the exons ATGACGTCATTTCCCGTTGATTTTGTTAGCCCCATTGTATTGGGATTAATTCTCTTGTGCTGGTTCTCCGGCACCAccgccgccggcgccggcgccacTGAATTTGATTTCGGAACCTTGACGCTGAGCAGTTTGAAGCTGTTGGGGGATGCCCACTTGAGCAATAACACGGTGCGGCTCACGCGCGACCTCCCGGTGCCGAATTCCGGCGCCGGGAAGGTGTTGTACGCCAAGCCGGTGAGATTCCGGCAGCCGGGATCGAGCGGCGCCGCCAGCTTTTCCACATTTTTCTCCTTCTCGGTTTCCAATTTGAACCCGTCGTCCATCGGCGGCGGGCTGGCGTTCATCATCACCCCCGAGGACGAGACGGTGGGGGACGGCGGCGCGTACATGGGAATCATGGACGCGAAGGGGACGCAAAACGGCGCCGTCGCTGTGGAGTTTGATACGATAATGGACGTGGAGTTTAACGACGTTAACGGGAACCACGTGGGGTTGGATTTGAGCTCGATGGTATCGGCTCAGGTGGGGGATCTTGAATCCGCCGGCGTGGATCTCAAAAGCGGCGACCTGGTCAACTCGTGGGTCGAGTACTCCGGGTTAACTCAGCAACTCAATATTTCCGTTTCTTACTCAAATCTCAAACCGAAACTCCCATTCTTATCCATCCCGCTAAATCTCGCCCAGTACGTGAACGATTTCATGTTCGTCGGATTCTCCGGGTCGACTCAGGGCAGCACGGAGATCCAcagcatcgaatggtggagttTCACCTCCTCATTCGACGTGGGCCCCAAATCCAcctcgccgccgccgccgccaaccACCAGCCTAATGAACCCGACGGCGAACTCCGTAACATCGCCGCCGCCTTCCATGCCGCCGTCGGAGTCGAGCAACGTCACCACCACGTCACACACAAAAACCGCCGGAAAATGCCACAACCAGCTCTGCAAACAAGGCCCGGGCGCCGTCGCCGGCGTCGTCACCGCCGGCGCATTCTGCCTAGGATTCGCCGCACTCGCCCTAATCTGGGTATACTCGAAGAAATTCAAGAACGTTAAAACCTCCGAAATCTTAGCCTCCGACATCATCAAAATGCCCAAGGAATTCACCTACAAGAGCCTCAAATCCGCCACCAAATCCTTCGATTCCGCCCGAATCATCGGCCACGGCGCCTTCGGCACTGTCTACAAAGGCATATTGCCAGAAAACAACGAG GTAGTAGCTGTGAAGCGGTGCAGCCACAACGGACAGGGGAAAACAGAGTTTCTGTCAGAGCTATCCATAATAGGAACACTCCGCCACAGAAATCTCGTCCGCCTTCAAGGCTGGTGCCATGAAAAAGGCGAAATTCTGTTAGTCTATGATCTTATGTCCAATGGGAGTTTAGACAAGGCCTTATTCGAGTCAAGAATGGTTCTCCCATGGCCACACAGGCAAAAAATTTTGTTAGGCGTAGCTTCAGCTTTAGCATATCTACACCAAGAATGCGAAAACCAAGTAATCCACAGAGACATCAAAACCAGCAATATAATGTTAGATGAATCCTTCAACGCAAGATTGAGCGATTTCGGGCTAGCCAGGCAAGTGGAGCACGATAAGTCCCCGGACGCCACCGTGGCGGCCGGAACAATGGGGTACCTGGCGCCGGAATATCTCCTGACCGGCCGCGCCACGGACAAAACCGACGTGTTCAGCTACGGCGCGGTGGTTCTGGAGGTCGCGAGCGGGCGAAGACCAATTGAAAAGGAAGCTGAGAAGGCTAGGGGGAATGGGAATTTGGTGGAATGGGTGTGGGGGTTGCACAGGGAAGGGAGATTGCTCTCGGCGGCGGATTCGCGGCTGAATGGGGAGTTTGAGGAAGGGGAAATGAGGAGAGTTCTTCTTGTAGGGCTCGCTTGCTCTCACCCCGACCCCATGGCTAGACCTTCCATGAGAGGAGTGGTGCAGATGTTAGTTGGGGAAGCGGAGGTGCCATTGGTGCCCAGAGCTAAACCTTCCATGAATTTCACCACTTCGGACCTTCTTATGACTCTGCAGGACAGTGTTTCTGACTTGAATGGCATGATTGCCTTCTCCCCTTCCTCCTCTGAGAGCAGCTTTACTGGATTGGATATagtctaa
- the LOC116016596 gene encoding peroxidase 21, which yields MAIPIFKSIFLLSLLPFLFHIRCAKGDLQMGYYSESCPRAEDIIKEQVIKLYEEHGNTAVSWLRNLFHDCMVKSCDASILLDSVAGVESERQSPRNFGMRNFKYIQTIKAALEEECPNTVSCADIVALSARDGAVMLKGPRAEMKTGRRDSKENYLAEVESFIPNHNDSMELVLSRFQSIGVDTEGTVALLGAHSVGRVHCINIVHRLYPTVDPTLDPTYADYLKLRCPSAEPDPKAVEPTYARNDRKTPMILDNMYYKNILEHKGLLVVDELLATHPATAPFVEKMAADNQYFHDQFARALVVLSENNPLTGDQGEIRKNCRYVNSN from the exons ATGGCCATTCCCATCTTCAAATCCATCTTCCTTCTATCCTTGCTACCCTTTCTTTTCCATATTCGTTGTG caAAAGGTGATCTCCAGATGGGTTACTACTCGGAGAGCTGCCCAAGAGCGGAAGACATCATCAAGGAACAAGTGATCAAGTTGTACGAGGAGCATGGGAACACTGCTGTTTCTTGGCTTAGAAACCTCTTCCATGATTGTATGGTTaag TCATGTGATGCATCGATACTTTTGGACTCGGTAGCTGGTGTGGAATCAGAAAGGCAATCACCAAGAAACTTTGGAATGAGAAATTTCAAGTATATTCAGACCATCAAAGCTGCCCTGGAGGAGGAATGCCCTAACACCGTTTCTTGTGCTGATATTGTAGCTCTTTCAGCTAGAGACGGTGCTGTTATG TTAAAAGGGCCACGGGCCGAAATGAAGACCGGGAGGAGGGATAGCAAGGAAAACTATTTAGCAGAAGTTGAGAGCTTCATCCCCAACCACAACGACTCCATGGAACTAGTTCTGTCACGATTCCAGTCCATTGGAGTCGATACAGAAGGAACTGTCGCCCTCCTag GTGCCCACTCAGTGGGGCGGGTTCACTGCATCAACATTGTCCACAGGCTATACCCCACCGTGGACCCGACGCTGGACCCCACCTACGCCGACTACCTGAAGCTCCGGTGCCCGTCGGCGGAGCCTGACCCGAAGGCGGTGGAACCGACATACGCCAGAAACGACCGGAAAACACCCATGATCCTGGACAACATGTACTACAAGAACATTCTGGAACACAAGGGGCTGTTGGTAGTTGATGAACTGTTGGCCACTCATCCTGCGACCGCTCCTTTTGTGGAGAAGATGGCGGCGGATAACCAGTATTTTCACGACCAGTTCGCTCGGGCTCTGGTCGTTCTGTCGGAGAATAATCCGCTCACCGGCGACCAAGGGGAGATCAGGAAGAATTGTCGCTACGTTAATagtaactaa
- the LOC116015214 gene encoding MLO-like protein 2: MAGGGGGRSLEETPTWAVAAVCFVLVAVSIVIEHVIHLIGKLLQKRNKKALYEALEKIKAELMLLGFISLLLTIGQSTILRICISKSLAKSWHPCDRHEEEAKYGEDTGGDNGDEGRRRRLLLAFADEDSGESNRRILAGGGTDKCAKEGMVPFISADGIHQLHIFIFVLALFHVLYCIITLAFGRLKMRKWKAWESETKTLEYQFTHDPERFRFARDTSFGRRHLSFWSRSPFLLWIVCFFRQFVRSVPKVDYMTLRHGFIIAHLAPQSQLNFDFQQYIKRSLEEDFKVVVGISPPIWLFAVIFLLFNTHGTRSYLWLPFIPLVIILLVGTKLQVIITKMGLRIQERGEVVKGTPVVQPADDLFWFNRPRLMLYLIHFVLFQNAFQLAFFAWAWYEFGLKSCFHEKTEDLVIRISMGVLIQVLCSYVTLPLYALVTQMGSNMKPTIFNERVAKALKSWHQTARKQLRQNRHSGSVTPLSSRPGTPLHGTSPIHLLQYYRSEIDSSVGASPARASAHDIEDNLPWSNQHRELDQAEENRHQVREPQPLQREIEMESAEFSFEKRER, translated from the exons ATGGCTGGCGGAGGTGGTGGTCGTTCCCTTGAAGAAACGCCCACTTGGGCGGTCGCCGCCGTCTGCTTTGTGCTCGTCGCCGTATCCATAGTCATAGAACACGTCATTCATTTGATCGGAAAG TTGCTGcaaaagagaaacaaaaagGCTTTGTATGAAGCCCTGGAAAAGATTAAAGCTg AGCTTATGTTACTAGGGTTTATATCGCTGCTGTTAACAATAGGGCAATCGACAATATTAAGAATATGTATATCAAAGTCCTTAGCAAAGTCATGGCACCCTTGTGATAGACATGAAGAGGAGGCCAAGTACGGGGAAGACACCGGCGGCGACAACGGTGacgaaggaagaagaagaaggctgCTTCTGGCGTTCGCCGACGAGGATTCAGGCGAGAGTAATCGGCGTATTTTGGCCGGCGGCGGAACTGACAAATGCGCCAAAGAG GGGATGGTTCCATTTATATCGGCAGACGGCATACATCAACTGCACATATTCATATTCGTTTTGGCTCTTTTCCACGTCTTGTATTGTATAATCACTTTGGCATTCGGCAGATTAAAg ATGAGAAAATGGAAAGCATGGGAATCAGAAACAAAGACCTTGGAATATCAGTTCACACATG ATCCAGAAAGATTTAGGTTTGCAAGGGACACCTCGTTTGGTAGAAGACACCTTAGCTTTTGGAGTCGTTCTCCATTTCTTCTTTGGATT GTGTGTTTCTTTAGACAGTTTGTGAGGTCAGTTCCTAAGGTGGATTATATGACACTACGCCATGGGTTTATCATT GCACATTTAGCTCCACAGAGTCAACTGAATTTCGATTTCCAGCAGTACATTAAGAGATCACTGGAAGAAGATTTCAAAGTTGTGGTAGGAATCAG TCCACCAATATGGCTATTTGCAGTTATCTTCCTGCTTTTCAACACTCATG GCACGCGTTCCTATCTATGGTTGCCCTTCATCCCACTCGTC ATCATCTTGCTGGTGGGGACAAAGCTTCAGGTGATAATAACCAAGATGGGGTTGAGGATCCAAGAAAGAGGAGAGGTGGTGAAGGGAACTCCGGTTGTTCAGCCGGCGGATGACCTCTTTTGGTTCAACCGCCCTCGTCTTATGCTCTACCTCATCCACTTTGTCCTTTTTCAG AATGCATTCCAGCTTGCCTTCTTTGCATGGGCTTGG TATGAATTTGGGTTGAAATCCTGCTTTCATGAGAAAACAGAAGATTTGGTTATCAGAATCTCAATGGG AGTGCTCATTCAAGTCCTCTGCAGTTATGTCACTCTTCCCCTATACGCTCTAGTGACACAG ATGGGCTCGAACATGAAGCCAACGATCTTCAACGAGAGAGTGGCGAAGGCGCTGAAGAGCTGGCACCAGACCGCAAGAAAGCAGCTAAGACAGAACCGCCATTCGGGCTCAGTCACGCCATTGTCGAGCAGACCTGGAACTCCATTGCACGGCACATCTCCCATCCACCTTCTGCAATACTACAGGAGTGAGATCGACAGCAGCGTTGGGGCTTCGCCAGCCCGGGCTTCTGCACACGACATTGAAGATAACCTGCCATGGTCTAATCAACACAGAGAGCTTGATCAAGCTGAAGAGAACAGACATCAAGTGCGTGAGCCCCAGCCTTTGCAGCGTGAGATTGAAATGGAATCAGCAGAGTTTTCAtttgagaaaagagagagatga
- the LOC116015702 gene encoding valine--tRNA ligase, mitochondrial 1-like, producing the protein MAGVETKSQETENNGKIGAGAASEGKQLTPEELEKKKKKEEKAREKELKKLKAAQKAEAAKLQAQQAANAPKTSKKKSSKREGGDENPEDFVDPETPLGEKKKLSTQMAKAYNPNAVEKSWYAWWEKSEFFVADPSSSKPPFVIVLPPPNVTGALHIGHALTAAIEDMIIRWRRMSGYNTLWVPGMDHAGIATQVVVEKKIMRERKLTRHDLGRENFVSEVWNWKNEYGGTILKQLRRLGASLDWSRECFTMDEKRSKAVTEAFVRLSNESLIYRAPRMVHWDCVLRTAISDIEVDYIDVKERTLLKVPGYEEPVEFGVLISFAYPLEGGLGEIVVATTRIETMLGDTAIAIHPEDPRYSHLHGKFAIHPFNGRKLPIVCDEILVDMNFGTGAVKITPAHDPNDFEVGKRHNLELISILTDDGKINSNGGPDFEGMPRFKARVAVIEALKAKGLYRDTKNNEMRLGICSRSNDIVEPLVKPQWFVDCQSMAKQALDVVMDENNKKMEIIPKQYAADWKRWLDNIRDWCISRQLWWGHRIPAWYVVLEGDEQQEFGVHDDRWVVARNESEARELAHKKFAKKFELSQDPDVLDTWFSSGLFPLSVLGWPDDTEDLKAFYPTSVLETGHDILFFWVARMVMLGIKLGGDVPFTKVYLHPMIRDAHGRKMSKSLGNVIDPLEVINGIALEGLHKRLEEGNLDPLELKTAKEGQKKDFPNGIPECGADALRFALVTYTAQSDKINLDIQRVVGYRQWCNKLWNAIRFAMSKLGDDYIPPAEIVPHTMPFSCQWILSALNKAISKTVSALESSEFSDAATSVYSWWQFQLCDIFIEVIKPYFGSDDPSFAIAKRSAQDALWLCLDNGLRLLHPFMPFVTEELWQRLPARRDCSKKESIVISEYPSTVESWNNDKVEDEMEKVTSIVKGLRSKRALLPPKERFERRAAFVLCRTDEFMEIVKSRELEISTLASLSSLKVSCDIDAAPTGWLTEVVDESLTVFLEEKGTSINPEAELERLRKKMEETKRQHNNLSKVMSASGYKEKVPPNVHDENMSKLTALMQELQLFEENIGRLENQIAST; encoded by the exons ATG GCTGGAGTAGAGACAAAATCTCAGGAAACGGAGAACAATGGCAAAATTGGG GCGGGGGCAGCGTCGGAGGGAAAACAGTTGACTCCTGAAGAGCtcgaaaagaagaagaagaaagaggaaaAG GCTAGGGAGAAAGAACTGAAGAAACTCAAGGCTGCACAAAAGGCAGAAGCAGCTAAACTGCAG GCACAACAAGCTGCCAATGCTCCCAAGACATCTAAGAAGAAAAGCTCAAAAAGAGAGGGTGGAGATGAGAATCCAGAGGATTTCGTTGATCCTGAAACACCCTTGGGGGAGAAGAAAAAACTTTCCACTCAAATGGCAAAGGCATACAATCCTAATGCTGTTGAGAAATC GTGGTATGCATGGTGGGAAAAATCAGAATTCTTTGTTGCTGATCCCAGCAGCTCCAAACCACCTTTTGTAATT GTTTTGCCACCGCCGAATGTTACCGGTGCACTACATATAGGCCATGCATTGACTGCTGCAATTGAG GATATGATCATTCGCTGGCGAAGAATGTCTGGGTACAATACTTTGTGGGTCCCTGGAATGGACCATGCTGGAATAGCAACACAG GTGGTCGTGGAGAAGAAGATCATGCGGGAAAGGAAATTGACTAGGCATGATCTTGGCCGTGAAAACTTTGTATCAGAA gtGTGGAACTGGAAAAATGAATATGGGGGCACAATACTGAAACAACTTCGACGCTTGGGTGCATCTCTCGACTGGTCCCGTGAG TGCTTTACCATGGATGAAAAACGTTCGAAAGCTGTCACTGAAGCATTTGTTAGGCTATCCAACGAATCTCTTATCTACAG GGCTCCACGTATGGTGCATTGGGATTGTGTCTTGCGCACTGCAATATCTGATATTGAG GTTGATTATATAGATGTTAAAGAGAGAACATTGCTTAAGGTTCCTGGATATGAAGAACCTGTGGAATTTGGAGTTCTTATTTCATTTGCTTATCCTCTAGAAGGAGGGCTTGGTGAGATTGTTGTGGCCACCACTAGGATTGAAACAATGCTTGGTGATACAGCAATTGCCATCCATCCTGAAGACCCAAGATACAGCCATCTTCATGGGAAATTTGCTATTCATCCATTTAATGGAAGAAAGCTTCCAATAGTTTGTGATGAAATCCTTGTAGATATGAACTTTGGGACTGGTGCTGTTAAG ATAACTCCAGCGCATGATCCAAATGATTTTGAGGTTGGGAAGCGTCACAATCTTGAGCTCATTAGCATTTTAACTGATGATGGGAAAATAAATAGCAATGGTGGTCCAGATTTTGAAGGGATGCCTCGTTTTAAAGCACGTGTGGCTGTGATTGAAGCATTAAAAGCAAAG GGCCTCTATAGAGACactaaaaataatgaaatgcGTCTTGGTATCTGTTCAAGGAGTAATGATATAGTGGAGCCCCTAGTTAAACCTCAATGGTTTGTTGACTGTCAAAGCATGGCAAAGCAGGCACTTGATGTTGTTATGgatgaaaataataagaaaatggaGATAATCCCGAAACAATATGCTGCTGATTGGAAGAG ATGGCTTGATAACATCCGTGACTGGTGCATTTCAAGGCAGCTTTGGTGGGGTCACCGCATTCCTGCATGGTATGTGGTGTTAGAGGGTGATGAACAGCAGGAATTCGGTGTCCATGATGACCGCTGGGTGGTCGCTAGAAACGAATCTGAGGCTCGAGAGTTGGCTCACAAAAAATTTGCCAAGAAGTTTGAGCTGTCTCAAGATCCTGATGTATTAGACACCTGGTTTTCTTCTGGTCTTTTTCCACTATCTGTATTGGGCTGGCCAGATGATACTGAGGATTTAAAAGCATTTTACCCAACTTCTGTTCTTGAAACTGGTCATGATATTCTCTTTTTCTGGGTAGCTCGTATGGTGATGTTGGGAATCAAGCTGGGAGGTGATGTGCCTTTTACAAAG GTATATTTGCATCCAATGATTCGTGATGCCCATGGGCGTAAGATGTCCAAGTCTCTAGGAAATGTCATTGATCCACTTGAGGTGATTAATGGTATTGCTCTTGAAGGTCTTCATAAGAGACTAGAGGAAGGAAACTTAGATCCATTGGAGTTGAAAACTGCTAAAGAAGGTCAGAAGAAGGACTTTCCTAATGGTATACCAGAATGTGGCGCAGATGCTCTTCGTTTTGCCCTTGTTACGTACACTGCTCAG TCAGAtaaaatcaatctggacattcAGAGGGTGGTTGGGTATCGTCAATGGTGTAACAAACTGTGGAATGCAATTCGCTTTGCCATGAGCAAACTAGGAGATGATTACATACCTCCAGCAGAAATAGTCCCGCATACCATGCCATTTAGTTGCCAATGGATACTCTCAGCACTAAACAAGGCCATATCAAAGACAGTGTCAGCTCTAGAATCTTCTGAATTCTCTGACGCAGCAACATCAGTATATTCATGGTGGCAATTTCAATTATGTGACATCTTTATTGAAGTAATCAAGCCATATTTTGGTAGTGATGATCCATCATTTGCAATTGCAAAAAGATCTGCACAGGATGCATTGTGGTTGTGCTTGGATAATGGGTTACGGTTACTTCATCCATTCATGCCATTTGTCACAGAGGAACTGTGGCAGCGTCTTCCAGCTAGGAGAGATTGTTCCAAAAAAGAATCTATAGTTATAAGTGAATATCCTTCAACTGTTGAG AGCTGGAATAATGATAAAGTTGAAGATGAGATGGAAAAGGTAACATCTATAGTAAAAGGGCTGCGGTCAAAGAGGGCATTGCTGCCTCCAAAAGAAAGATTTGAAAG GCGAGCTGCTTTTGTGCTGTGTCGGACAGATGAATTTATGGAAATAGTCAAAAGCCGTGAGTTGGAGATCTCTACACTGGCTAGTTTGTCATCATTGAAG GTCTCGTGTGATATTGATGCTGCTCCAACTGGATGGTTGACAGAAGTTGTAGATGAATCCCTTACAGTTTTCCTAGAAGAAAAAGGAACTTCCATTAATCCAGAGGCTGAACTTGAAAGGCTCAGGAAAAAGATGGAGGAGACCAAAAG GCAACACAACAACCTATCAAAGGTTATGAGTGCATCGGGATATAAAGAGAAAGTTCCGCCTAATGTTCACGACGAGAATATGTCGAAGCTGACTGCCCTTATGCAGGAACTGCAATTATTCGAAGAAAACATCGGGCGTCTGGAAAATCAAATCGCGAGCACCTAA